CACGAGCAAATTCTCGCGTTTCcacgtttttttaattataaataaggaTTATTattgagaatatatataaatcttccAGAGGGAATTGCGGCGGGCATAGCTTATCCAGATATCGGGAGATATCTTCTAATATCTATGAGCGTATCtagtttaaagttatattttcatttatgttattaatacgGTCGGACACTGCTACGTGATCACGAGGATTTTGGATGATCATGATCATCGGTTGCGGAAGCGGAGAGAGGGGTAGTCAAAAGGAATTTTCGCCGGGCGAGCTCGCAACGGCCACAACTATGAAGTCAGGAAGAGGGGCGAGGCGAGCGGGAGGCCCGCGAGGGAGCATAGAACCGCTGCAAAAAGCCACGGCCGATGGACGGAAAATTGGCGCCCCGCCGATCCTAGGAGAAAGCACTTCCGAACTTCCGACGGGCGACGAAGAGCTCGCGAGGAAGATTGAATTGAACTACAGGATGCCGGACTCTCTCCCGCGAGAAGCGGAGGATGTGGAGTGTACTACGCGGTGCGACGGAAGAATCAGCGGAAGATGAACATTTGCACGGGGGTCCGAGGGACCTTCGAAAAGATTAGAGCGCGCACATTCATGATTTTCTGCAACCGTAAGACTGCGCGTCTGTCGTGATTGGACCACGCAATGCTAACGCGCAGCCTctaggccggaattcatagtcgaatcttattcaagttccagcttaagcacgatcttgagacgtcaatgctgttatttcattggttaagtaagtctcaagtcggctcaaagctagacttaagacaatgcttgagcttaagatcggtctatgaatcccgtccctAGTGGGGGGCTGTGATGCGATTTCAAGCCCGGGCACGCTCACGCACACATCGCACTCCCCCTATCCGTAAAGGTGCAATTTCATGCAAGCGAAGCAAAACTGGCTTTTACCCCCTCTCCATCCAATAAAAAGCAGCGTCGCTTAGCTATCGCTATTCGCCTCCTTCCTTTTCATGGAGCGAAGAAAAGCTGGCTTTTTATCCCCACTCCTATCTTTTTGTGGAGTATGTCTTCGCTGGCTTTCTGTTTATTTACtgtgtatttatatacaattagcaTTGCAATCAACAAGAACTTGTTCTTGTTCCGAACCTGTAATCAGagttgcaaataattaattaaatatttcaattaattacattgaaattgaagaattaaaagtcaattttaaattaaatcttattaaattaaaaattaaaatgtaatttataattacaacaaaatttaattgagaattaaattttaatttttaattaaattttgttgtaattaaaaattaaattttaattattaattaaataaagtataattaaaaattaaatttaattcttaattaaataaaatttaattaagaattaaaatttagttcttaattaaattttatttaattaaaaattaaatttaatgctcaattaaattttgttgtaattaaaaattcaattctcaattaaattttgttgtaattgtaaattacattttaatttttaattaaataagatttaattttaaattaaattaattgacttttaattcttcaatttcAATGTAactaattgaaatatttaattaattatttgcaacgCTGCTTGTCGTGTCCCATTTCGACACTGTCATTGGCTACACGGAAAAAGGAATCATAatctaattcttaatttaatttaattacattgaaaattaaaatttcattccctgagagatattttattaagaattagaATTTACTTATTGAccgagttttatttaattaagaattacatttCGATGatcagttaaatttatttcggttaagaattaaatttattttaaataaaaattaaaattttttaattaaattttattccaatttataattaagttttaattttaaattaaatacaaattaattaagaattaaaattttattctcaattaaattttattgaattaaaaattaagatttaatgcTCAATTAAATCTTGTTGCaattgagaattaaatttcaatttttaattaaattttgttgtaattgaaaattaaatattatttctcaatttaaaaaaatttaatttttaattacaacaaaatttaattaagaattgaaatttaattctcaattaaattttatttaatcaagaattgaaatttaatttttaattaaactaaatttaattaaaaatttttaatttaattatcaattattaatcaataattaaattattttgcaactcTGCCTGTAATTAACCGcgtataaaaatggattataaTCAGTATTATAGTCAGTACATCACGTACTTCGAATATTACAGACGTACAGTAGCAGGTATAGTTGCTTCGCTGTAAAGTTCGACTGTGTCGAACTTTGAGCGTGCCTTCGCTGAGATGCGCTAAAACAGCCATTTTAAGGAAAATCGATGGAGAAGGGATAAAAGCCAGCTTTGTTCGCTCGCATGAAATTGCACCTTTATATCTGAACGCAGCCCAAGAGAATAGAGCGACGAAGAAAgacattgtattttaattgccGTCTTGTTATGAATCGATAATGTACAGCATTTTTAACTAAATGTTCATCTTCTGCAAtagttaattgtttttttcacGAACTTGACCTGCACGGGATCGTCTCAGATGCGCATAGTAGTaaacacagtgcaaaacggacacagtaacaaatgcgcacagtgcaaaacggacacaataacaGACTTAACACATGGGTTGGGACTTTTcagggcacccctaccgacggggtgggtgcgggagaggtaaagccccccttgcaccccgtgtgtgtatgtgcaaGGCaatctctgcaccacatgggtttgcgattgtgtccgtttcgcactgtgcgcatttgttactgtgttcgtttcactcagcctgctgtgtccgtttattactgtgcggatctgggactcactctttTATTCACCCAGTAGGTGAatctttttcacaaaaaatgcGCCATCTTGGGGTAGATAATAAAGTTGACTAGAAATGGTCCTTGTTAAAATCCAATTAAAGAGTAagctcaacatttttttctgccaACTTCAACAGATAAATCGTATTACTGacgataaaaaacatatttattgtgtaaaattataagtacGCACATTGCgttacttttacacttttttattgtaataatttaacactttaattaacacaatgtgttaaattaactagcaaatatgttaaattttaatataaaaattttaaccagGATATTTATcgacaaaaaaaacaattttttactgtgtaaattttatttattggcaATTAATTCATTAGCATTTAATACAAGCAACTTTGGCTttgatttaaatgttaaattaagaaCCAAAAGTACATTTTCTTCAGGACGCATGAATGGCTTTTTAGTCGTTTCGCTTTTCTTATTTGTACTTGTCTCTTTAATTTGCTTGttgataaacttaaaaatttgctTCTGATCATTTTTGgtcattctttttcttttggcTTCTTTTTCTTGCGCAACAAGTGCCTCAGGATCCCTATTAATAAGTGTTATATATAAACCTGAAAcaatataacacattttttaatctaaaattttatcaataaaccTGTCTCTAATTGTATAGAATTTCGATAATAATCTAGAATACAAGATAGCACAAACAAGGatagtattaaaattgaatattttttaaaactaaattgaattaaagttattggcttataaaattaattatgttacaaGTTTAGATTAAAAGCTGTGTTAAGCTATCTTAAAAgcattcaaattaaattaaattatgtaaaaattaattttgaaaagcattaatacataatacatattataatgtaattaaataccATAATTTAGATAACACCATGCACAACACAATTAGAAGAAAAAGGCCAACAACAGTTAATAGTAAGATTTTAACactaatatttatgtaattttataattctttaaactactttattattaaatacgtaTACACACCTTTTTCAGTTTCATCAACAATGCACTTTCCCGTAGATCCAAGCCATTTTACAAATGCGGTCAAAGTGAGCCACTTAGTCGCATTCATGTGTATATGCCCTTTGTCAGAAATGTACTCTTGGTATACTCGATTTGCTGGCACTCGTCTGGTGCCAAATTGccttttcaataaatttacatatccATGTAAAAATTCTTGAGAAAATCTATCTATAAATTGGTTGGCGTTTTCGGTAAACATTAACATCTGACGATGGTGCGACTCCGACATAGTGTGGCACTTAAATCCATTGTGATCTCGGCATTGTTTCTTACACATTTGACAATAATATCTCAATTTTTGCAAGCCTCGTGCCTTGTTCTTGTTGGTAATATATTTTGGGGTACCTTTTTCATGTTTTCCCATGTTGTATCTCAGATTGAAATctatataagattattaatcaTAAGTATTAATTGTTGGTTCTTAAAATCTATTccatcataaatttaaaaatatataacttgtaaaaaaataaattaacccTAGAATGTTATTGTAagtttaaacttaaaaataatgtgcttattttttttccttctcaatttaataattatattacttgtatttataaaaatttaggttacaaatatttttcattatattattgtgaTGACAACATTCTAAAGTTTAACTATATAAGTTTAACtcaataaaaatcatataatatataagttacAAGTAAAAACAATATCAGAGAAAATTTAATGCTTTTATCATTTTAGTACATATTCCATAGACCCCCAAAAAGTACTTTAATAtatgtcaaataattttctatattttaaattattcccGAAGTACTTCTagacaaagaattttatttttgcatattaagaggatgctaaactgcccatCAAACTTTTGATTGAGGTCAATAATGcagagtcattatttatccttgttcatgaaaaaatttgctttaaaatacaagttatatagcttatacttacaaataaatggtgtctcgcagtttggaatagaaggaacaagactatatttgtcaaattacgtttacaagccgtaaaaaaacatttatgtgatcaaaaattttattcatttaagcgcttttattttaaaaatatcttttttgtacaacttgtaatcgtaatttgacgattataatcttattcctcaatctattccgaacccggaaacaccattcatttgtacgtataagctgcataacttgtattttgaagcaaatatttttatgaacaaataaactttaaaaaattttttgcatttttggtctttatctAATCGTCCCTGGGTtcatttgtgtacgtactttaaaagtgtaaaaggattatcaattctgtaaattcaattcgaaattaaGTGATTAAacagaatgtcggtaaaacacacggatttagcatcctcttaagccAGCGGTAATTGTTCAGTTTAGGAGAcctactttttaaaatcaataaaattatgctcATTCGACGGGTTTTTGCACGAAATGAAAGAATCTAGCAGaaaaaaagcgtcgctctgcCTCATTTAGCgaaatattaatcgttaaatttGACTACTCACCAGGTTAgaattcctttcttttttttgagAGTTTAATGTGCCAAATCTCAGGTGGATATGCGACACGTATGACTCTTGCCCTTGGAGGGACTATATCCTGCCACTCTCGTTTTATAATTCTTCGAATGATTTTTATAGCCTGATATTGGTGGATTCAGATTTTAAACGCTCTGCTGTTTTTCAGTATCGCTCATGAAGTCATGATACCACATGATACTTAGCTTTTCCCAAAGAGGATCAGATAGAGTGGAAGCTGCCATAAGAGCACAAGTG
This DNA window, taken from Monomorium pharaonis isolate MP-MQ-018 chromosome 6, ASM1337386v2, whole genome shotgun sequence, encodes the following:
- the LOC118646047 gene encoding DNA/RNA-binding protein KIN17-like; protein product: MGKHEKGTPKYITNKNKARGLQKLRYYCQMCKKQCRDHNGFKCHTMSESHHRQMLMFTENANQFIDRFSQEFLHGYVNLLKRQFGTRRVPANRVYQEYISDKGHIHMNATKWLTLTAFVKWLGSTGKCIVDETEKGLYITLINRDPEALVAQEKEAKRKRMTKNDQKQIFKFINKQIKETSTNKKSETTKKPFMRPEENVLLVLNLTFKSKPKLLVLNANELIANK